A genomic segment from Diceros bicornis minor isolate mBicDic1 chromosome 5, mDicBic1.mat.cur, whole genome shotgun sequence encodes:
- the BTBD1 gene encoding BTB/POZ domain-containing protein 1 yields the protein MASLGPAAPGEQGPGAEAESGAAAPASPSSLGPLLPLQREPLYNWQATKASLKERFAFLFNSELLSDVRFVLGKGRGAAAAGGPQRIPAHRFVLAAGSAVFDAMFNGGMATTSAEIELPDVEPAAFLALLRFLYSDEVQIGPETVMTTLYTAKKYAVPALEAHCVEFLTKHLRADNAFMLLTQARLFDEPQLASLCLDTIDKSTMDAISAEGFTDIDIDTLCAVLERDTLSIRESRLFGAVVRWAEAECQRQQLPVTFGNKQKVLGKALSLIRFPLMTIEEFAAGPAQSGILSDREVVNLFLHFTVNPKPRVEYIDRPRCCLRGKECCINRFQQVESRWGYSGTSDRIRFTVNRRISVVGFGLYGSIHGPTDYQVNIQIIEYEKKQTLGQNDTGFSCDGTANTFRVMFKEPIEILPNVCYTACATLKGPDSHYGTKGLKKVVHEIPTASKTVFFFFSSPGNNNGTSIEDGQIPEIIFYT from the exons ATGGCCTCGCTCGGGCCGGCCGCTCCGGGCGAGCAGGGCCCGGGGGCTGAGGCGGAGTCGGGCGCCGCGGCGCCGGCGTCGCCATCGTCTCTGGGGCCCCTGCTCCCCCTGCAGCGCGAGCCGCTCTACAACTGGCAGGCGACCAAGGCGTCGCTGAAGGAGCGCTTCGCCTTCCTCTTCAACTCGGAGCTGCTGAGCGATGTGCGCTTCGTGCTGGGCAAGGGCCGCGGCGCCGCGGCCGCCGGGGGCCCGCAGCGCATCCCCGCCCACCGCTTCGTGCTGGCGGCCGGCAGCGCCGTCTTCGACGCCATGTTCAACGGCGGCATGGCCACCACGTCGGCCGAGATCGAGCTGCCCGACGTGGAGCCCGCCGCCTTCCTGGCGCTGCTGAG ATTTCTGTATTCAGATGAAGTCCAGATCGGCCCCGAAACAGTTATGACCACTCTTTATACTGCTAAGAAATATGCAGTCCCAGCCTTGGAAGCACATTGTGTGGAATTTCTCACCAAACATCTTAGGGCAGATAATGCCTTTATGTTACTTACTCAG GCTCGATTATTTGATGAGCCTCAGCTTGCTAGTCTTTGTCTAGACACAATAGACAAAAGCACAATGGATGCAATAAGCGCAGAAGGGTTTACTGATATTGATATAG ACACGCTCTGTGCAGTTTTAGAAAGAGACACACTTAGCATTAGAGAAAGTCGACTTTTTGGAGCTGTTGTACGATGGGCAGAAGCAGAATGTCAAAGACAACAATTGCCGGTGACTTttggaaacaaacagaaagttCTAGGAAAGGCACTGTCCTTGATCCGGTTCCCACTGATGACCATTGAGGAGTTTGCAGCAG gTCCTGCTCAGTCTGGAATTTTGTCAGATCGTGAAGTGGTaaatctctttcttcattttactGTCAATCCTAAACCCCGAGTTGAATATATTGATCGACCAAGATGCTGCCTCAGAGGGAAGGAATGCTGCATCAATAGATTCCAGCAAGTAGAGAGCCGCTGGGGTTACAGTGGAACCAGTGACCGAATCAG GTTCACAGTTAATAGAAGAATCTCTGTAGTTGGATTTGGTTTATATGGATCTATTCATGGTCCCACGGATTATCAAGTGAATATACAG atcattgaatatgaaaaaaaacaaaccctgggACAGAATGATACCGGATTTAGTTGTGATGGGACTGCTAACACATTCAGGGTCATGTTCAAAGAACCTATAGAGATCCTGCCCAACGTGTGCTACACAGCATGCGCAACACTCAAA ggTCCAGATTCCCACTATGGCACAAAAGGACTGAAGAAAGTAGTGCATGAAATACCTACTGCTAGCaagactgtttttttcttttttagttcccCTGGCAATAATAATGGCACTTCAATAGAAGATGGACAAAtaccagaaataatattttatacataa